The genomic segment AGATCGTTGCCGGCGGTGAAGGCGCCGGGCAGCCCGGCAAACACCACCGCCCCGATTTTTTGGGAGTTCGCGTCGGCGTCTTCCAGCGCCGCCGTGGCGGCGTCGTACATCGCCCCGGTCAGCGCGTTCTTCTTGGCCGGGCGGTTCCAGCGGATCAGGCGCACGCCGCCCGAAACATCCTCGATGGTGATGGCTTCGCTCATCCGCCCTCGCCCCACGCGCCGACCCCGAGCGCCGTCGCCGCCCTGACGGCATCGGCCCCTCGCCTCACCCTTCTTCCCGCGGCGACGCTTTGTCGAGGGGCCATCGGCGCGGTTCGGGCGCGCGCCCGCAAGCGGGTTCACGGCCCCGCGCCCCCTCCCCGTCCGGCCGGGGCCGCGCAACCCAGCCGCGCGGCGCCGACCCGCGCGGCATCACCGGCGGCGCCCGGGTTCGCGGGCCGGCGCCCCGGACGGAGGCGGCGGCAACGGGCGGCCCGAGCCGCCCTGCGCGAGGCCGGCCGGGTCGATCCGCCCGCAGGGCCCGAACCCAAGCCCCGTCGGCCGGCCGCGCCGGCCCCGACGCCTCGGCTTGCGGGGCGGTCCCGGTGTCGCACCCGCGAAACTTGGCGGTCCGCGTCTCGGATGACGGGCTATGTGGTCACTCTACGCTCTCACGGTTCTCGCCGGTCTCGCCAACGCGATCCAGCCGGGACAGAACGCGACTCTGTCGAAGTCGCTCGGCCTGCCGGTGACGGCGGCCCTCCTGACCCTGCTGGTCAGCACCGCCGCCCTGCTCGTGGGCGGCCTCGCCCTGGGCAAACTCGAACTCCCCACCGGCCAACAGCTCGGGCAGGTGCCCTGGTGGGCGTGGCTCGGCGGCTTTTTGAGTATTCTGCTGATCCTGGCCCAGCTCTACGCCTCCCCCGCCATCGGCGCGGCGACGTTTTTGGGCATCATCGTCACCGTGGGCGTGCTCGCCTCGCTCGTGCTCGACCACTTCGGCTGGATCGGATTTCAGGTGCACCCGGCCAGCGTTTGGCGGGTTGCCGGGGCGGTGTTGATGGTGATTGGGGTGGGGCTGGTGGCGGTGTTTTGATGGATAAGCATACGATCAATTGAATTATTCAGAAAATCATGCCCAGTCTGGACTAATCAGCGGGACAACTATTGTTCGAAAATCGTAGATACTGAAAAATTAATCTATATTCGTAAGAGCGCGGTGTCCCGCCCTAGGTGCGGTATCGGGTGCAAAATGTTTCTGAAATTGCCTTGTCGGAAGGTTTGTTTATGCTAGGTTGCGCCGAACCCTGGGCGTGATATTAGCCGTTGGAGCGAGAATTGAGATCGGGGTTGCCAGAAAATCACGGACTGCCAGAAGTAATACTAGACAGTAATTTAATACATAGAGATGAATTAGGCGAAATTCAGCTAACTGATATTCAGTTCGAAGCTTTGGAAGCAGGTGTTGCACGAGGGAATAACATCCTTGCCGTAGCGCCGACATCGAGCGGAAAAACTGACGTCGGTTTGTATGCTGCCGGTGCTTGGCTTGTAAGTGGGCTCGACGATGGAGCGAAAGTAGTTTTTCTTACATCCCATCGGGCGTTGGCTCGACAAAAATTCTATGAATTGATAGAAAATTTTGCTCCATTATTGATGCTGGGCTCTGACGAACTTGTTCTTGCGACTGGGGATGATGTACTTGATTCAAATGGTGATCCGGTACCTGATGCTCTTGCAGTACCTGTTATCGTTGCTACCTATGAAAAGTACCTCAATATGCTTTCAGGTGCCGGCTTCGAGGCCGGTAGATCTAAGGTTTGCTGCATTTGTGATGAAATTCAGCTAATCGGAGATCAAAACAGAGGGACTTCGGCTGAGATATTGCTTACTCTGTTGAAGGGTAGAGTTGGGCAAATTGTCGGTCTGTCAGCCGTGCTTGAAAGCGGTTACGCAGGACTATTGTCAAGCTGGTTGGGTACGAATCTTATAAGAACTGTAGACCGAGAAATACCATTGAAATATGAGCTAAGAACAGCTCGCGCAACGATGATTACAGACACATCAAGCCAAAAGCAGCCAGAAATACTGAAGCCAAGATCAATTAATACGATCGACACACTGCGAGATATTCTAACTGATGGGTCAGATAGTGAGCCCATAGCTGTATTTTGCATGACAAAAAAACAAGTATTCGATTTGGCTGAAGATTGGTCTGCCGAGGCTGCTAGGCTGGGAGCTCGTGTTGATGAAACATTGCCGCTCTTCAGCGAACTCACTTCCTCAGCCGAAGAGCTTGTTCGATATCTTCCTCATCGGTTTGCCTACCATACTGCAGATCTGAATGAAGATGAAAGAGTTGCGGTTGAAACAAAGCTGGACGACAATAACTTAAGAGTAGTTTTTGCTACGACCACCCTTGCATCTGGTCTAAACTACTCATTTAAGACCGTGATAATTCATAGTTGGATGCGGTACAATCAATTAGATAAGATATGGGCTCCTATCCCTTCTGCAGAATTCCATAATATGGCAGGCCGCGCGGGACGTCTTTCAAGGGTAGATAAAGCGGGAAGAGTAATATATTTCGCTGGCGACTCCAAAGAGCTTCGAGCGGCGCCGCGATATCTTTCATGGTGGGAATTGGAAGTACCACCACCGCGGATCCAACCAACCTCATTTTCGCAGCTCGGACTGCAATTGCTGGCCTCTGGCGTTGCGACGTCAGAGGTCACTTTGTTTGAATTTCTGCAGAGTACGTTTAGCGCGCAGAGAGAAATGGAACGCAATGCCCAGCAGCCTGAACTTTGGGGTGACGCTATCAGGCAGGCCATTTCTGATCTAAAAAAGTGGAGGTTTATTTCTCAATGATGGTTACTCCTGGCGGTAGAGCAGTGGCCCGCTCTGGATTGCTGCCGATAAGTGCCGACGAACTTCTAGGGTATATATCAGATAACTCTGTAAGATTTATCGACCTTATCCAAAATTGCTCTGAAAATGAAGGTATAGAATGCGAAGACTTTTGCTTTTTAATGATACATGCGGCTTACAGTTGCTCTGAATTTGGCGGTCAAGCCGTTGGCGGTCGCCGCTTCTTGCCATACCAATTGCTTAAGCCGCCTCTTAGAGGAGCGCAGCAGAGACTAGCCCCGATAATGTTCAAGTCTGGGCAATATGATACAATTAATGCCACAATCCTGGCCATGCGATGGATTTCTGGAGATCCCATACGGGATATCGAGCGAGTATTTTCAGTAAGAAGTGGCGTATTGAACAATATGTTCAGTGATGCAGCAAATATTTTGCGTGGAATATCAGACATATTGTACGCTGTAACTGGTCGTCAGGGCGAATCTATGCTCCCAGCGGCGACGCCGCTTTCGAAAAGGGAGGAGCTCATATACATTCTGAGGGCAATTCGTCAAGTCTCAGCTAGATTGGATGTGGGTCTTCACGAGGACTCAATCTGGCTGACGACTGTGCATTACCCTTTATCAAACACGTCGAGAAGTATTCCTCCTATTTTGAGCCGCAAACACATCGTTTCTTTGAGGGGCGCCGGTTTTGTTTCGCCCGACAGTATTTTGGATCCAGGACGGTTTTCTAGTTTGATGGCCGCATTGGGTTCGGATCCCGCTTCAGCACGTCTACTCGCACAGAGCCTTCAAGATGGAGTTCGTTCTTGGCGCACTGTCGAGAGACAGCGTTTGATGGATAGTCAGGCTCGTAGACTTCCGGAATGTAAGTCGCTAATATTAAAGTTTTATAGGTCGACCGGTGTAGAATTCGAGACGAATTTGGAATTGGCTCTAGAATGTGTTGGGATAAAAATTTTAGAAAAGGACCAGGCTGGAAAGACATCATTCCCTGATTTTGTGACAGAGTCAATTGCGAGTAGATCAACTGCAATCGAGTGCAAATCGAAGACCGTTGGAGACTCGGTAAATTTCAATGATGCAACTGACGTAATCCGCAAGGCAAATGTTAATGGCCTAAGTCAATCATTCAAAATCACTGTTTGCCAGCCGTATATAAGCCCAGATGTGCCTCGAAAGCTCACCAACTGCACTGAGCTTTGTGTGGTGAATGCGGAAGATCTTGCTGAGGCCCTAGTTCGAGTCAAGTTGGGAAAAATTTCTATGGAAACCTTCGCTGATTGGATACAGCGGCCCGGTCAAGCGTTGCGTGAAATGTTGCCCAGTGATGGGTCTAGTGTTATTGGAATATCTTGATTATTTTATCTTACTAAACAATTCAATATAAGCGAGTTTGATTATATTTGAAGCTATCTGACTTCCGCAATATTGTTTATAATGTTGCGGTGATGCTATTGCTATGATTCTATACTTCCTACTTTTCAATGCGGCGTTCGCGGGCAAATCAATTGACATTTTAGGCTTTTGGTCCTACATTCACGCCACTCGCCTCCCGGTCCAACCGGGGGAGCTTTTCCGGTGACCGGCCGGCGAGGCTCGTTGGGAGGTGGGGCGGTTCCCGCGTCGGTGGCCCGGTCGCCATCGCCTCGGGCGCTGTGCGCGACACAACGCCAACGCGGGATGGGGCCATAGGCCGGTCTCGGGTCGGCGCCCAGGACCAACCGGAGCCGGGCCCAATACGAGGTCCGGTGCGGACGAGTCCGCCCATAGCCGTCTGCCGAGGTTCCCTCTCCCCTCGCGGGGAGGCGGGCCGAGGGTCCCACAGCGCCTAGATCCGGGGTCGATGCCGGTGGAGAGACCGTGACGCCAAAACGGAGGGACGGCTTCCCGTGATAAGGAAGCGGCCCCTCCGCGGGACGCCGGGAAACCGGCAAAGTCTCACATACCCATCCGGAGGTTTCGCGGCGTCCCGCGTCCCCCTCGGGGTTTGTGTCCGATGCGTACCCAGCCGGCCGATCGGCCAGCCGTCCTCCGGGCCCGGATCTCAGGGCCGCGGGGGGAAACGTGTTTTTGCAAGAATGCGGTTCGACCGGTCGGGGCGACGAGCGCGGTTCCAGCCCTCCGTCTCATCCTGAGGTGCGGCGCGAAGCGGCGCCTCGAAGGATCTTCCCGATCCCGCGCGATCCCCGGAGCCCCCTTCGCGGGCGCTTGCGCGCCACCTCAGGATGCGGGCGTGGCGGGGCGGATGTGCGCGGCGCCGAGAGCCGTATCCGACCTGATGGCATCAGGCCGGCGTCTCTCGGTCCTTGTTGTGACGCGCATTCTTTCGACGAACCGGTCACCACTTCGTCGGAATGCGCTCGAGAGCATCATCCCGAAAGGTGGTGACCGGCTTTCGGAAAAAGATGATGCAATAACAAAAGGCTAGAGCATCGTGCTGGATCCGATATCCGGCACGATGCTCTAGGCCACGCCGGTGCGCAGCAGGTCGTGGTAGTGCACGAGGCCGACGGGGCGGCCCTGGTCCACCACCACGAGCGCGGTGATCTTCATCGCCTCCTGGATCTGCAGCGCCTTGGCGAGCAGGGTCTCGGGCGTGATCGTGCGGGGGTTGGCGGTCATCACCGCCTCGACCGGCAGGCGGTCCAGCCCCTCGCGGGAGAAGACGGCGCGGCGCACGTCGCCGTCGGTGAGGATGCCGGCGAGCGCGCCCTTTCCATCGACCACGAGGACCGAGCCGAAACCCTTGGCGTCGATCTCGGCCACGGCGGCCCGCATCGCGGTGCCGATGGCCACCACGGGCAGATGCGCCCCGCCATGCATGACCTCGCGTACCTGCCGCAGCGAGGCGCCGAGCCGGCCACCGGGATGGAACACGGAGAAGTCGCGGGCCGAGAAGCCGCGGGCCTCCAGCAGCGCCACGGCGAGCGCGTCGCCGAGCGCGAGCTGCATCGCCGTCGAGGTGGTGGGGGCGAGCCCGTTCGGGCAGGCCTCCTTAGCTTTCGGCAAAGCGAGGCAGGTATCGGCCTCGCGGCCGAGCGTCGAGGCGGCGTTCGAGGTGATCGCCACGAGGCCGACGCGGTAGCGCCGGGTGTAGCCGATGATGTCGGCCAGTTCCGTGGTCTCGCCCGACCAGGACAGCGCCAGCACCACGTCGTCGGGCTGGATCATGCCGAGATCGCCGTGGCTCGCCTCGGCCGGGTGGACGTAGAGCGCGGGCGTGCCGGTGGAGGCGAAGGTCGCCGCGATCTTGCGGGCGACGTGGCCGGACTTGCCCATGCCGGTGCAGATCACCCGGCCGCGCGCCGCGCCGATCCGCTCGACGGCCTGCGCGAACGGCTCGCCGAGGCCGTTGTCGATCGCGGCCATCAGGCAGGCCAGGCCCTCGCGCTCGGTCTCGATGGTGCGCAGGGCCGAGGCGATGGCGGGCGCCCGCGCCGCGCCGTCCGTCCGGTTCCGGTCCTCGATCCGCTGTGCCAGGGCCATGAAGCTGTCGTTTCCGTCTCAAAGCCCGGCGCCGGGCCCTCGCGATTCCTTAACCGCCCTCTTCACCCGCGACTGTGGCCGCATGGGGGCTACGCAACGGCTGCCCACGGCGGGACAGGGCGAGCGGGCGCCCCGCAACGGCGCGTTAACCATGCCCGGTGTAGCCCCGTTAACCATGGAGCGCCGGCCGGACACGGAACGCCGCCCCGTCCACGGGCCGCCGGCCGTATCCAGGGAAAGAGCGCTGCCGGTGTCACGCGAGCGGCCGAACGGGGACAAGCGAGGGGGGCGCCGCGGGGCGTTCGCTCTGGCGCTGCTCCCCGCCCTGCTCGGGGGCCCCGCGCTGGCGCAGGAGACGCCCGACCCGTCGCAGACCGAGCCCGCCCCGAGCACGGCGTCGAACCCGCTCGCGCGCAGCCCCTCCGAACCGGCGACCGCGGGCCGCCCACGCCGCTCCGCCTTCGACGCGCCGACGGCTTTGCGCGGCTCCGGCGCCTTCTCCGCCCCCGCCCCGCTCGGCAGCGGCACGCCCGCGAATCCGGCCCCCGCCTCCGAGGAGAGCGAGGAGCCGAGTGTGGCCCGCCTGCCGCGCTTCCGCAGCGCGACGAGCCTGCCCGGCTCCGCCGCGACGCGGGGCACCCCGGCCCGGCCCTCGATCTTGCGCCTGCGCGCGGCACCCCCGCGCCGGCTCGGCACGGCGACCCGCCAGATCACGCAGACGCGCACGCAGCAGACGATCACGGATCTGCGCCTCACCCCGGTGATCCAGACGCCCGTCTCCGGCGTGCCGCTGCCGGCGCCGATCCTCGGGCTCGGCCTGCCGAACGCCGCCGGGCTGCTGCTCGGCACGGCTTTGCGCCGGCCGATCCCCGCCGACACCGCCTACGCGCCGCTCGGCATCCGGCTCGGCACCTTCACGCTGCTGCCGGCCTTCACCCAGAGCGTCGGCTACGATTCGAACCCGGACCAGATCGGCGGCACCCGCTTGCGGCCCTCCCTGGCGCTGCGCAGCGAGGCGGAGCTGGCGCTGCGCAGCGAATGGTCGGCGAGCGAACTCACCGCCGAGATGCGCGGCAGCTACCTCGAATATCCGCAGAACCCCGAGGCGAGCCGCCCCAACGCGGTGGGCACCGCGCGGATGCGCGTCGACGTCGACCGCGACACCCGGATCGATCTGGAGACCCGCTTCCTGCTCGACAGCCAGCGCATCGGCAGCCCGGATCTCGGCGCGGGCGGGGGGGCGACGACCCGGCCGCTCTTCGCCACCTACGGCGCGACCGCGGGGGTGCAGGAAAACTTCAACCGGCTGCAGCTCTCGCTGCGCGGCTCGATCGACCGCTCCGTCTTCGAGGACGCGCAGCTCGGCAACGGCACCACGATCATCCAGAGCGACCGCGACGCCAACCAGTACGGCCTGCGCCTGCGCGCCGGATACGAGATCTCGCCCGCGATCACGCCCTTCGTCGAGACCTTCCTCGACACCCGGGTCTACGACACGCCGGTGGACCAGTTCGGCCTGCGCCGCGATTCCGACGGCGTCGCCTTCACCGCAGGCGCGGCGGTGGCGCTCAACAGCACGCTGACGGCGGAAATCTCGGGCGGCCTGCAGCACCGCTCCTACATCGATCGCACACTGCAGGACATCAACGCGCCGGTCATCAACGCGGCGCTCGTCTGGTCGGTCTCGCCGCTGACCACGGTGCGGTTCAACCAGCAGACCGGCGTGATCGAGACCGCGGTGCCGGGCTCCAGCGGCGCCTTCACCGACGCCGCCACGCTCGAAGTGCAGCACGACCTCCTGCGCAACCTCTCGATCACGCTGGGCGGCGCTTACCTCTCCACCAACTACGACGGCGTGCGCATCCGCGAGCGGGGCTATTCCGCCACCGCCCGGCTCGACTACCGCTTCAACCGCTGGCTCGCTCTCCGCGGCAGCTACATCTATTCGACGCTGAACAGCACCGTCCCGCTCTCGACCTACGAGGCGCACACGGTGCTGCTCGGGGTGCGGGTGAACCCCTGAGGGGAGCGCGCCTTAGAGCCGTCTCCGACCTGATGGCATCAGGCCGGCGTCTCTCGGTCTTTGTTTCGACGCGCTTTCTTTCGCCGAACCGGCGTCCACTTCGTCGGAAAGCGCTTTAGCGCGCCATCGAGAGCTGCGCGCCGGATTTCGAGAGCGCGCCCTCGAGTCCGCCGCCGGCCTGCCGCAGGCGCGCCGTGACGGTGCCGCCCGGCTGGTAGAGGTAGACCTCGCCATCGCGGAAATCCCAGGCCGAGACCTTGGCGAGATCCTTGTTGCCGCAACCCGCGGCCGAGGCCTTGTAGAGATCGAGCGAGGGCGTGCTCGACAGCGACACCTTGCAGCTTCCCGCGGCATCGGTGGCGTTCCACGAGCCCACCACCGAGGAGCGGCCGGTCGCGACCACCGGCGGCGGAGCGGGCGGGGGGCGGCGGCT from the Methylorubrum extorquens genome contains:
- a CDS encoding protein of unknown function (Evidence 5 : Unknown function), with the protein product MQLIYSQLTLSQNQGMMSFQPGPFLKFLSQHILEPIPNSSRILHRSTYKTLILATYIPEVYEPDYPSNAVSRQCAKNELHLEGSVRVDVLKRDPNPMRPSN
- a CDS encoding protein of unknown function (Evidence 5 : Unknown function) — protein: MILYFLLFNAAFAGKSIDILGFWSYIHATRLPVQPGELFR
- a CDS encoding conserved protein of unknown function (Evidence 4 : Unknown function but conserved in other organisms) — translated: MGATQRLPTAGQGERAPRNGALTMPGVAPLTMERRPDTERRPVHGPPAVSRERALPVSRERPNGDKRGGRRGAFALALLPALLGGPALAQETPDPSQTEPAPSTASNPLARSPSEPATAGRPRRSAFDAPTALRGSGAFSAPAPLGSGTPANPAPASEESEEPSVARLPRFRSATSLPGSAATRGTPARPSILRLRAAPPRRLGTATRQITQTRTQQTITDLRLTPVIQTPVSGVPLPAPILGLGLPNAAGLLLGTALRRPIPADTAYAPLGIRLGTFTLLPAFTQSVGYDSNPDQIGGTRLRPSLALRSEAELALRSEWSASELTAEMRGSYLEYPQNPEASRPNAVGTARMRVDVDRDTRIDLETRFLLDSQRIGSPDLGAGGGATTRPLFATYGATAGVQENFNRLQLSLRGSIDRSVFEDAQLGNGTTIIQSDRDANQYGLRLRAGYEISPAITPFVETFLDTRVYDTPVDQFGLRRDSDGVAFTAGAAVALNSTLTAEISGGLQHRSYIDRTLQDINAPVINAALVWSVSPLTTVRFNQQTGVIETAVPGSSGAFTDAATLEVQHDLLRNLSITLGGAYLSTNYDGVRIRERGYSATARLDYRFNRWLALRGSYIYSTLNSTVPLSTYEAHTVLLGVRVNP
- a CDS encoding conserved protein of unknown function (Evidence 4 : Unknown function but conserved in other organisms); translation: MVATGRSSVVGSWNATDAAGSCKVSLSSTPSLDLYKASAAGCGNKDLAKVSAWDFRDGEVYLYQPGGTVTARLRQAGGGLEGALSKSGAQLSMAR
- a CDS encoding conserved protein of unknown function; putative membrane protein (Evidence 4 : Unknown function but conserved in other organisms), yielding MWSLYALTVLAGLANAIQPGQNATLSKSLGLPVTAALLTLLVSTAALLVGGLALGKLELPTGQQLGQVPWWAWLGGFLSILLILAQLYASPAIGAATFLGIIVTVGVLASLVLDHFGWIGFQVHPASVWRVAGAVLMVIGVGLVAVF
- a CDS encoding protein of unknown function (Evidence 5 : Unknown function) — protein: MSALRQGCYSLVQHLLPKLRTEYQLAEFRLIHLYVLNYCLVLLLAVRDFLATPISILAPTANITPRVRRNLA
- a CDS encoding protein of unknown function (Evidence 5 : Unknown function); translated protein: MYGFSPARRAACLAASAFGPEGKRDRCVFGVRGSLMTRGFLSKAACLALAASVGACASNRFEGPRERPRPQAALEPATPALPAGTVTSEPLAPPPGASAAPGEPPPPSVAAAPSQAIEPPPPARSAAGGRDRPLLGGGLVERHRCRGKLQGVAVEHALARSLQGLGRGLRQQGSRQGLGLGFPRWRGLPLPAGRHRHGAPAAGRRRTRGRALEIRRAALDGALKRFPTKWTPVRRKKARRNKDRETPA
- the kdsD gene encoding Arabinose-5-phosphate isomerase (Evidence 2a : Function from experimental evidences in other organisms; PubMedId : 12805358; Product type e : enzyme), whose product is MALAQRIEDRNRTDGAARAPAIASALRTIETEREGLACLMAAIDNGLGEPFAQAVERIGAARGRVICTGMGKSGHVARKIAATFASTGTPALYVHPAEASHGDLGMIQPDDVVLALSWSGETTELADIIGYTRRYRVGLVAITSNAASTLGREADTCLALPKAKEACPNGLAPTTSTAMQLALGDALAVALLEARGFSARDFSVFHPGGRLGASLRQVREVMHGGAHLPVVAIGTAMRAAVAEIDAKGFGSVLVVDGKGALAGILTDGDVRRAVFSREGLDRLPVEAVMTANPRTITPETLLAKALQIQEAMKITALVVVDQGRPVGLVHYHDLLRTGVA
- a CDS encoding protein of unknown function (Evidence 5 : Unknown function), which produces MGCKKNYFRSIVEPTYKPSTGSIQTDVSFSARCRRYGKDVIPSCNTCFQSFELNIS
- a CDS encoding protein of unknown function (Evidence 5 : Unknown function), giving the protein MTIVLRNRFQARLTDRQFAQLYPSTE
- a CDS encoding protein of unknown function (Evidence 5 : Unknown function): MARSGDRQRLDRQIQSNCKPHVSLKSKSLRILYLHFQSNFG
- a CDS encoding protein of unknown function (Evidence 5 : Unknown function), whose protein sequence is MFLRLGMMYLIQMVIRYLMLLQYLLSLLPMKSTSICFQVPASRPVDLRFAAFVMKFS